A region of the Spirochaeta isovalerica genome:
GAATTGCGCCGTCGATTCACTCTCTGGGAAAAACAGGTCAATAAGGCCGCGGCATCGTTCGCGGCAGGAGGAACAATATGAATTTCTTTTTCTCGGGGCTGTTGTGGGGAACTGTGGCAGGAGCGGTGAGCTTTTTCCTGGGATCATTGCTGTGGTTCGCGCCCTGGGCCAGAGCCGTCAGCGAGAGATCCTCAGATCTGCCGATCTGGAAGAATCTTCCGGTCAAACTGTTTTTGCCGGTTCTTTTTTGCTGGGGTACCGTCTTTACCATAGGGCTGACTTTTCTCTATCTTGCCGTTCGCTCCATTCTTCCGGGGAGCCCGGTTGCAAGCGGGGTGATTTTCGGGGCTGTCATCTGGTTTCTCAAAAACCTTACAGAGGGAATCAATGCGCTCGTGCTGATCGATAAGCCCTCAGAATATGTCGCTCTGGAGCTGGTTAACTCTCTGATAGGCCTTCTCGTGACAGGCGCCTTAATCGCCTGGCTGACCAAAGGAGTCTCTGTATGAACGATCCTTTTATCCGCTCGGTTATCGATGATTTGAAAGAATGGCCTTATCCGGTTCTGAAGAGGCATAACGATGCTAAGCTCCTGCTCCACAAGCTCGCCTTTCTGGCGGAACTGGATTACACGGTTGAAGAGCGGGATATCGCTGAGATCTGCAGCGCGATCTCGGCGAACCGCTCTGATGAGGGAGTCGTTCAACTGATGGTGAATATCCCGAAGCACTTCGGCGGTTCCGGTACTGATTCCTACAGCTGGATGCTTTGCGACGCGCCGCTGCTCCACTACAGCCTTCACCGCATGGGAGTAGACAGAGCCATACTGGAGCGGGGGACCGAATACTTGTTTTCTCTCGGCCAGTCCTATGGTTATCCCTGTGCGGTCTCGCCTCTCATGGGGAAATTCAACGGGCCGGGCAAAAGGGGAACGATCTGTCCCTATGCCACATTACTTATGCTCCGTCTCTACAGCCTTTTTCCCGATCGTCATAACGACGAATCGTGCCGGGCATCCCAGGAAGCTCTTCTCGGGCAATTGGAAAGCCATGACAAACCCTATCTCTTTGGAACGGGAAAGAAGTTCAGAAAATTGAAATATCCCTTTATCTGGTATGATATCCTCCATGTGGCGGAAGTTCTCACCCGATTTGATTTCGCACGGAAAGACCGCCGCCTGAAAGCGCTTGTCGATGAAATTGCAAAAGAGGCCGACGCGCAGGGACTCTATAAAGCCGGATCGGTCTGGACGGCATGGAAGGGGATCGATGCGGGCCAGAAGAAAAATCCCTCCCAATGGATTACCTCCGCGGCCGGCAGAATAATATCGCGTATGACCTGATCGGAAGCATGTCCCATTCTGCACCTCTCTTAAACGGAATAAGTTATGTTTCTTTATAACAAGAGGAGCACCGGATCGTCCATTGGATGACTTGAGGAATTGATTTTGAACATACATAAATGTATGATAAATATCAATAAGTTACATTAATGTCATATGATTTATTCGTATTCATAGTCTCAGGAATTTGATCATTTTTGGGTCTGAAAAAATATAAGATCATTTAAATCTATATCATAATTGGGAATATCGCGGATATGCACCTGTCTACGAGTTTCGAAATAAATAAATTCATCATAAGTGGCACGTTCATTGCTTAACTATATACCAAGTAAGTGAATGGAGTGAAAATTATGGATTATCTCAAAGGCAGGAAAGTTCTCCTGTCGGCTGCTCTGTCAGTTTTTCTTATCGGACCCCTCAGCGCGGAAGGGGTGTCTCTGTCTCAGCTTCAAACCGGACTCGATACGGTTTGGGTTCTTCTGGCCGCCTTTCTGGTTTTTTTCATGCAGGCGGGATTCGGTATGGTCGAAGCGGGTTTTATCCGCTCCAAGAATGCGACCAATATTCTGACCAAGAACTTCCTCGATTTCTGCATGGCTTCCATCGGATTTTTCGTTTTCGGTTACGCCCTCATGTTCGGAACAGGTTCCGCTTTCGCGGGATTCAGCGGGTTTTTCATGATCGATGCCAAAAGCGGCGCCGATGTGCCTCTCTGGGCCTTCTGGCTTTTTCAGGCTGCCTTCTGCGGAGCTGCCGCCACAATAGTTGCCGGAGGAATGGCGGAGCGGATGAAGTTTAAAGCCTACCTGGTTTACTCCTTTCTCATCTCCGCCTTCATTTATCCGATCGTCGGCCACTGGGTCTGGGGAGGAGGCTGGCTTTCCTCTCTGAACTTTGCCGATTTCGCCGGTTCGGCCGTTGTCCATACAACAGGTGGTGTGGCGGCCCTTATCGGAACAATCATTCTCAAACCGAGAACCGGGAAATACCGCCCCGACGGGACGGTTAAAATGATCTCAGGCCATAACATACCATTAGCTTCCCTCGGCGTATTCATTCTGTGGTTCGGATGGTTCGGTTTCAATCCCGGGTCGACTCTCAGCGTCGGCGACGGATCGCTCATCTCTCTGGTCGCCATCAATACGAACCTCGCCGCCGCGGCGGGAGGAATCCTCGCCATGATAATGGTCTGGGCTATTACGGGTAAACCCGATCTCTCTATGGCTCTCAACGGCGCTTTGGCCGGTCTGGTCGCCATAACCGCACCCTGTGCTTTCGTCAGTCCCTGGTCCTCTATCCTGATCGGTGCTGTCGGAGGCGTTATGGTTGTTCTGGCTTCCCTCCTCCTCGATAAGCTTAAAATTGATGATCCTGTCGGAGCATTTCCGGTGCACGGAGTCAATGGCATCTGGGGAACTCTGGCGGTGGGGCTTTTCGGCCGACAGGCTCTGGGACTTTCGTCGGAAGGTCTCTTTTTCGGGGGCGGTTTCAAAGTGCTCGGCGTGCAGAGCCTCGGCGTTTTTTCCATAGCCGCATTCGTTCTTGTTGCCATGGGAACGATATTTATTATCATCGATAAGACAATAGGTCTCAGAGCTTCTCTGGAAGAAGAGTATCTGGGACTGGATATCGGTGAACACGGACTGGAATCCTATTCGGGATTCCAGATAGTAGAATAGGAGGATGAGTATGTTTTTAGTAACCGCTATGATACAGCCCCAGAAATTTGAAGATGTTAAAAAGGCTCTATTTGATGCCAATGTACATAAAATGACCGTTACTTCGGTGAAAGGATGCGGTCAGCAGAAAGGCTATGAAGAGTCTTTTCGAGGAGTCGTTTCGGAAGTCAACCTGATGAATAAAATACGACTGGATATCGCCGTCAATAAAGAATTTGTCGAACCGACTGTCGATGCCATCATCAAAGGGGCGCGGAGCGGCAATATCGGCGACGGAAAAATCTTTGTTACCGAATTGAAAGAGTGTATCCGGATCCGTACGGGAGAGAAGGGGAGCGACGCTATCGGATAATACCTGTTTCATTCAGGCGGGACCTCCAGTATAATTAATAGAGGAGGTTCCGTCATGATAAGAAAAAAGGGCTTTATGGCCATGCTTGTCCTTTCCCTGTTTCTGTTTTTTGCCGCCTATGCCACTTTGATTCCTTTTGAGAATGCGGAAAAAGTCAGCCTTCTGGGTTACAGTGCGCTCAGTGTCTATGCTCCGGTGACGACTCTGGGTTTTCTCTTCTGCGCCATAGCGGCACAGATTATTCGCAGGCGGTTTTTCCGAATCTAAAAAGCGACAGACAGGATCGGGCTTAGCCGATTCCTCTGCGAATAATACAGATAAGGGCAACTGAGGCTGTACATTTCTTTATACAACTGATATGTTTGCCCCTCGCGAAGAATAATTACCGGTCGTTACGCATACCTTTTAATTAAACGGTGTCCCGGACTGGTGCGGCTTTAAAACCGCGGGACCCGCAAACACAGGAGATATGTTAATGACTTTCAATAAACTCGGGCTCAAGCCCGAAATCCTTTCCGTTCTGGAGAGGAAAGGCTACGATAAACCCACGCCCATACAGGCTCAGGCCATTCCCGCTGTTCTCAAAGGTAGAGATGTTCTCGGCGGCGCCCAGACAGGTACGGGCAAGACCGCGGCTTTCGCGCTTCCCGTGCTGCACAGGCTGAGCGAATCGGAAAAAAGAGTCCGGCATCCCCGGAGCCTCGTCATCACTCCCACAAGGGAACTGGCCGATCAGGTCTGCACAAGTTTCCGCTCATACGGCGGGAACCTGAATCTCAATACTGTAAAGATTTTCGGCGGAGTAAAAATAAATCCCCAGATCAGCACCCTCAAAAACGGAGCTGACATTGTCGTTGCGACCCCGGGGAGACTTCTCGATCATATCAATCAGAAAACGATTAATCTCAATAATGTGGAAGTTCTGGTTCTCGATGAAGCGGACCGCATGCTCGATATGGGTTTTATCAACGATATTAAAAAGATCCTGAAAAAACTGCCGGAAAGCAGACAGAATCTCCTGTTCTCGGCAACTTACAGCAAGGATATAAGAGGACTCGCCGAGACAGTTCTCAACAACCCGATCAGCGTGGAAGTGACGCCGCGCAACACGGCCGCTGAAAAAGTGGAACAGCTCGTTTATCCCGTAGCGGCCAGCATGAGAAAGGAGCTTCTTCTTCATCTGATTAATGAGGGCGCCTGGTATCAGGCTCTCGTTTTCGTTTCCATGAAACACAACGCTTCGCGACTGGCGAAGTTTCTCGATAAAAACGGTGTGCCTTCGGCCGCTATACACGGCGATAAGAGCCAGGGAGCGCGAACCAGAGCGCTTGACGATTTCAAAAAAGGCGATATCCAGGTGCTTGTGGCTACGGATATTGCGGCAAGAGGGCTCCAGATCGACAATCTCGATTATGTGGTCAATTACGATCTTCCCCAGGTTCCCGAAGATTACGTTCACAGAATCGGACGGACGGGACGCGCGGGGAAATCCGGTACGGCCATCACTTTCGTTCACGGCGAATCGGTAAAGCAGCTCCAGAGAATCGAAAGGATTCTGAAGCAGGAGATCCCCGTTACAGTTATTCCCCGGTTTCAGGGAGAGACGGCGACGAAAGTAAATACTCAGTCGGGAAAAGAGGGGGTAAGATCCCGGTCTTCAAATCCGGCAAGACAGGAATCGCCACGTTCCGAGGCATCAAAAACGGACACTCCCGTCCGCGTTAAACCGGACAGAAAGCCCTATCTGAAGAATAACAGAAAACCGAATCAATCAGGTTCGGGAAACCGGAAAAGCCAGAGCGGCCGGAATAACAGAAATTCAAGGCCCCGGACTAAATCCTGAAATCCTAAAGCCTTTCGGGAATCTCTCCCTTTTGCCAGCAGTCGATCAGATTGACCATCTGTTCAAAAGTGGGGGATTCTCCCGATCGGACAAAATGTCCCGACGAGCAGACGCCGGCGAGGATCATTCCTGTATCATCCAATCCCTTTAAAGATGCTGCCAGACAGCCGGCCCCGAAGTTATCGCCGGCACCGGTAGATATAAGCGGTTCCCTGCAGTAGGGGCCGGGAACATATACTGTTTCCTCCTCTCCGGAACAGACAGCTCCGTCATTGGGATGGATCACAACTTTATCTGCGGTTACATTTGCTTTTATAAAGGCTGCCAGTTCCGCAGCGCTTTCGGGATCTTTTTTGCCCCGGAAGTCTTTTCCGAGGAAATCGCCCATTTCCCAGGCTTCTTTCAGGTTGAAACTCAGAATGGACGTGGACTGCTCAGTAATCAGAACCAGAAGATCGAGCAATCCTTTTATATCTTTTTCCGGTCTCTGTTCGAACTCCGCCAGGTCCATAAAGAAATGAACTTTTTTGGCCGGAACCTGCAGTTCCGTCAGTCTGAGAGATATATTTTCCCATATCTCGCCGACGTTGACCAGTTTCCCCCAGTTTACGGCACCTATGTAGTCAGCCCTGCTCAACTTTTCATCGAGTTTTTCCATGCCCATGACTTCCCGTAACCGCTCCCAGGTGATTTCCGCACAGCTGCTCAGATCGTTGAGCATGATTTTTCCATCGGTAAACTCCAGACAATCGCTGTGGGCCGGGTCGGCCAGGGTGTATATATTGTCGACTTTGTCTTCCAGAGCCTTGCGGAAGATGGGTGATACTTCGTCCTTTCCGATACCGCCTATGTAGGAGAGTTCTATTTCTCTCCGGAAGATATCGCTCAGCGCTCCGGCGAAGAGAGGCCCGTTACCGCCGAATTTGTCCCCCTTATGCTTGACCCTGTAGGATGCGGCTATCCCCGCTGCGGCTGAAACTCTGGGGCCGAAATCCGCCATGGACGACGGATCCTCCATACGGATGAAGGTGTCGATAAATCCGTCGAATCCGCATATTCCCGAAAACTTTTTATGCGGCGCAGCTAATCGGCTTTTTATCGTATCGATTTTATCAGACAGTTCATTGATATTTTTATAGATGTTGATGCGGGAACTCATTTTACACTCCTCAATCTTTCAGATAAGTATAAATGAGTTTCCCTTCATATCAAGATGATATTTGTCACATTTCCGAGTAGGCTTCTATCAGGTTGTTTTTGCATTCGTCACAAAGAATGTCATCTTTCATATCGTGCTCTTCCAGCGAATGCGGGTAGGCTCTTGCGCAAGTCGGATCTGTGCATCTCGGAATACCTATAAGATATCCCGTTGAGGAGAAAGCCTGCATGACAGTGCGTTTGATTTCCTTTGAACGACCGGCATTATCCCGTACGAACCTGTTATAACTCATAATGGATATATCCGGATTGCCCCAGCCGAAGAGGAAGTTGTAATCGCCCGAGTAAATATCGCTTGAAGTTACAGCCAGAATCCCCAGGCAATCCGGTTCTTTCAGCTCATCAGCAAAGACATGCTTTAAAACGGTATAGGATTTGCCGGCATCATACTGATCCTGAATAAGCGACATGTTTTTTTCCCACAATTCCGCTCCATTTTCTTCTTGCAGATAGAGAAAGCGGACGAATTCCTCTTCGATATTTCCAATCGGGCCATTCCTGTTAAGTTCTTTGATGACAAGATCAAATGTATCCTGTCCGTTCCGGTCGATAAACTTTTGAATTACAGAGTCGAAATACTTCAGGTGGTTATCTTTTTTATTTTCTTCAACAGGGAGTATTATTTTATCCAGAATCCGCACTTCGATTCTGAACTCGTCCTCAATGCGATCCTGAATCGCCTTCTGGAAGATTCCATCGATTTCTCCCAATCGCATCAGATAGACATACTTATCGGACATATCGGGAATTGATATGTCATGATATTCATATCCGGTTCTCAAAATCTTTGCCTGGAGTTTTTCGGCTTTGTCCAGCAAACCTTTATCTGAAGATTTTTCCAGAATTTTCAGAGTCCTTATGTATGAAGAATTATAGTCTTCCAACTCGAATTCGATCAGAGCGCTAAGGTATTGATAAGTATAATCTGTCGATCGGAGCCTTAAGCCTTTGTTGACTGCTTCAAGCGCTTCGGGCATTTCGCCTTTCTGGTAGTAAGCTGTTCCCAGCTTGAAATATGTTTCATAGTATTTTCTGGCTGAGGTATTAACCATGGCATCAATTTCAGCCGATTCATCTTCCAGAGCTTTGATTTCTTCATCTGAAAATATGTAATCACTGAATTCAACAGAGTTGCAGGAGCCTAATATCAGTGTTGAAGAAAGAAGTAAAATTTTGAGGCTTTTCATTTAAGAATCCTTTTTCTCAATATAATCGATTGCCAGGAAAACCGGCCCCTCCTGAGATCCGCCGATAAAGTAGTAATAGATCAATGCGGAATCGCCGGCGTTGATATGCTCGAATAGGGAATCCTGAAACAGGATATAAAATGTTTCCCCGGATTCTTTAACCAGTATTTTCTTATTGTACAAAGTTGAGAAATCGTTAAGGGAGAGAGACTTAGTCCAGTAATGAATCATGTCCCTGTCGGTTTTTGTTATGGGAATGATATCATTTTGGAAAGTCGCGTAAGCCATAGAGCTGTTTAAACGGGCTTCAAAAGACATTGTGGTATCGGAAATGTTATTTTTATGGTAATCCGAGTAGGATTTAAAGCTTTTCAGGGTGAATTTGAGCGCCACATCGACCAAGTCGCCTCTTGTTTGAAAGAACGATCCATCATTCATCAGAAAATCGATCCCGATTATTTTATCCGATTCATCGACATATTCTCTTTTGGACAGGCAATTTGTATTTTCAGCTTCCGAGTCGGTAAACCATATTTCAAACAGGTAGATTATATCGTTTTCATAGTAATCGATCTGTTTTTTCATTCCGTTCTGAATTGAAGCGCTTTCTGTAAGGAAATTTTCAATTTTTATTAAGGCTCCGTCGTCATCGCGGTGAACAATCTGCTTTTCCAGTATCCCGAAAAGATGGCTTTCAGGCTCAATCTGATTTACAGTAATGCTTCCTTCTGCGGAACTACCCGCCGAGATGAAAAACAGCGTTAAGAGAATGCTTGTCAGTGTTCTGATAATATACGCTCCCAGAAGCGGCAAGGATTGTTATTATGCCGCTTCTCTTTTTACAACTATCTGAAATAATAGCCTGAGACATAAGGGGGTGCAAGAATTCTTTATCAGGCGGTCTATGCCAGGCTATCATCTGCCAGATGATGCCATTCCAGTCCTTCGATTTCCGACACTTCCACAATCCCGTCCGCCTTCTTCAGCAGAATCCGGCATTCGTGGCTCAGGTTGAGTATATGCAGTTTTTTGCCGAGGGATGAGTATTTTTCCGTAACGAAGTTGAGTGCTTCCACTCCCGAATGATCGTGAACCCTGGTGTGCATAAAGTCGATTACAATGTGTTCCGGGTCTTCGGCAAAGCGGAATATATCTTTGAAGGAATGAACCGAAGCGAAGAAAAGGGCGCCGTTGAGTTTGTACACCTTTGTCCCGTTTTCATCTGTTGTCTCTGTAAAATCGATCTTCTTTCCCTTCTCCCAGGCGAAAACAAGCGCCGAGAAAATAATCCCCGCAGCAACGGCTATGGCCAGATCGACTGTAACCGTCACGACCGATACCAGAACGATTACCAGAGCATCGGACTTGGGAATCTGTTTCATGACCCTGAAACTGGACCACTCGAAGGTTCCGATTACGACCATAAACATAACGCCCACAAGAGCGGCGAGGGGGATATTCTCGATAAGAGGAGCACCGAATAGGATAAATCCCAGTAAAGCTACAGCAGCAGTGATTCCCGAAAGCCTGCTTCGTCCTCCCGCTTTGATATTAATGACCGATTGGCCGATCATGGCGCAACCGCCCATTCCGCCGAAGAGCCCGTTGACCATATTGGCCACGCCCTGGCCGATACACTCCTTATTGCCTCTTCCCCTTGTGTCAGTCAGTTCGTCGACAAGGGTGAGGGTCATCAGAGATTCTATCAGTCCGACCGATGCCGCCAGCATGGAGTAGGGGAAAATCTTTTTCAGGGCTTCAATGCTGACAGGGATCCGGGGGAGAGAAAATGTCGGCAGACTGGCGGCCAGAGTCGTTCGGGCCGGGTCTTTTTCCTGAACAAAATCGAGGACGCTGAGAACGGATATGCCGGCTTTGTTGAGGATGAAAGAGATAAGGCTGACCGTGATAATGGCGACCAGAGTCGCCGGGACAGCTTTGGTCAGTTTCGGCAGGAACTGGATGATGGCCATTGTCATAGCAATGAGTATTCCCATTACTCCCAGTACAAGAGCTTTTTCCTCAAATGTTTCGGCATGGCCGGTGAAGAACATTTCAAACTGGGAACGGAAGATCACAATGGCCAGTCCATTTACAAATCCGAGCATAACGGGGTGGGGAACAAGCCGTATGAATTTACCCAGCTTCAGGACTCCGAAGAGAATCTGTATCAGTCCCATAAGGACGACAGCGGCGAAAAGGTAGTCCAGAGCCGATTCCATTCCGCCTTTTTTAACCTGTTCCCGGACAAGGGGAGCGAAAATAACAGCGACAGCGCCGGTTGCTCCGGAAATCATTCCGGGGCGTCCTCCGATGGCCGCTGTGACAAGCCCCATCATAAAAGCGGCATATAAACCGATTGTCGGGTCGATTCCGACTATAAATGCAAAAGCAATAGCTTCCGGAACCAGGGCGAGAGCCACGGTCAGTCCTGATAATAAATCATTTTTCAGGTTTTCCGGTCTCCTGATTCCTGAAGGAGAGAATTTCATGATTGTATTTCCTGTATATATAAAGAATTGAATTGGAAAGGTAACAATTATTAAAGAAAAGGGCAAGCGCCCTTTTCTCATTTCTCTCCTATTTCATACCAGTTTATTTTTCTTGTAAAGATCATGACTCCCGCCAGCATGATGAACAGTCCGAGCGAACCGATCAGAAGAGCGTAGTCTTCCGAAGCCAGCGCCATATAGAGATAGAGGTAGAGCAGTCCCATCAATCCGGCCATCAGTCCCCCTTTTACAGGGCTCTTCAGAACGGCTCCTGTATAGAAAGATATGAGGAGAGCTGATCCGGCCGCCGCTACAAGATAAGCTGTATTGAAGGCCATATGCTCGGAAAAGGTAAGCAACAGCAGGAAGAAGATGACCACGGCCAGCCCGATCATTATGTACTGCAGCGGATGGAGTTTCCCCGCTGCGAATATCTCGAAGAGAAAAAGAGTCACGAAAGGGAGAAATATAAAGAGGAGACTGTATTTGACCGCTCTGTGGCTTTTGAAATAGCCGTCCACCGGTGAGACGAAATCCACGCCGAATCCGCTTCCGTTTATATCCTGCCATGTAACGTTGTCGTCAATCCAGAATTGGGGATAGTTCCGGGCCAGCGACTGGATAGTCCAACCGGCGGAAAATCCTTCTTCCGACAGCTCCCTTTGCGTCGGGATAAAGGCTCCGGTAAATCCGGGACTGATCCAGTCGGAGTTCACTGAAACCTCTGTTTCGCCGCCCATGGGGAAGAAGCGGATTGATCCGCC
Encoded here:
- a CDS encoding PfkB family carbohydrate kinase → MSSRINIYKNINELSDKIDTIKSRLAAPHKKFSGICGFDGFIDTFIRMEDPSSMADFGPRVSAAAGIAASYRVKHKGDKFGGNGPLFAGALSDIFRREIELSYIGGIGKDEVSPIFRKALEDKVDNIYTLADPAHSDCLEFTDGKIMLNDLSSCAEITWERLREVMGMEKLDEKLSRADYIGAVNWGKLVNVGEIWENISLRLTELQVPAKKVHFFMDLAEFEQRPEKDIKGLLDLLVLITEQSTSILSFNLKEAWEMGDFLGKDFRGKKDPESAAELAAFIKANVTADKVVIHPNDGAVCSGEEETVYVPGPYCREPLISTGAGDNFGAGCLAASLKGLDDTGMILAGVCSSGHFVRSGESPTFEQMVNLIDCWQKGEIPERL
- the creD gene encoding cell envelope integrity protein CreD, with the protein product MNENRMISRMKDWGGSPMAKLLVTVFIALLLLIPVAAIKDLMWERENRRDEAVNQVIDQWGGWQYLTGPVLAVPVEEEYEEHYNDRVEKGIINHYLYILPDSLKIDASMDTQIREKGIFKIELYTGDFTLTGSFTRPANPLWDLNRSKVIWEDARLILGMGDVKGLSRDVVLDWDGSSPAFQGGTSGTKLLPEGIWAPVEINHEGSTAFTMNVSLKGGGSIRFFPMGGETEVSVNSDWISPGFTGAFIPTQRELSEEGFSAGWTIQSLARNYPQFWIDDNVTWQDINGSGFGVDFVSPVDGYFKSHRAVKYSLLFIFLPFVTLFLFEIFAAGKLHPLQYIMIGLAVVIFFLLLLTFSEHMAFNTAYLVAAAGSALLISFYTGAVLKSPVKGGLMAGLMGLLYLYLYMALASEDYALLIGSLGLFIMLAGVMIFTRKINWYEIGEK
- a CDS encoding P-II family nitrogen regulator produces the protein MFLVTAMIQPQKFEDVKKALFDANVHKMTVTSVKGCGQQKGYEESFRGVVSEVNLMNKIRLDIAVNKEFVEPTVDAIIKGARSGNIGDGKIFVTELKECIRIRTGEKGSDAIG
- a CDS encoding ammonium transporter produces the protein MDYLKGRKVLLSAALSVFLIGPLSAEGVSLSQLQTGLDTVWVLLAAFLVFFMQAGFGMVEAGFIRSKNATNILTKNFLDFCMASIGFFVFGYALMFGTGSAFAGFSGFFMIDAKSGADVPLWAFWLFQAAFCGAAATIVAGGMAERMKFKAYLVYSFLISAFIYPIVGHWVWGGGWLSSLNFADFAGSAVVHTTGGVAALIGTIILKPRTGKYRPDGTVKMISGHNIPLASLGVFILWFGWFGFNPGSTLSVGDGSLISLVAINTNLAAAAGGILAMIMVWAITGKPDLSMALNGALAGLVAITAPCAFVSPWSSILIGAVGGVMVVLASLLLDKLKIDDPVGAFPVHGVNGIWGTLAVGLFGRQALGLSSEGLFFGGGFKVLGVQSLGVFSIAAFVLVAMGTIFIIIDKTIGLRASLEEEYLGLDIGEHGLESYSGFQIVE
- a CDS encoding SulP family inorganic anion transporter, whose translation is MKFSPSGIRRPENLKNDLLSGLTVALALVPEAIAFAFIVGIDPTIGLYAAFMMGLVTAAIGGRPGMISGATGAVAVIFAPLVREQVKKGGMESALDYLFAAVVLMGLIQILFGVLKLGKFIRLVPHPVMLGFVNGLAIVIFRSQFEMFFTGHAETFEEKALVLGVMGILIAMTMAIIQFLPKLTKAVPATLVAIITVSLISFILNKAGISVLSVLDFVQEKDPARTTLAASLPTFSLPRIPVSIEALKKIFPYSMLAASVGLIESLMTLTLVDELTDTRGRGNKECIGQGVANMVNGLFGGMGGCAMIGQSVINIKAGGRSRLSGITAAVALLGFILFGAPLIENIPLAALVGVMFMVVIGTFEWSSFRVMKQIPKSDALVIVLVSVVTVTVDLAIAVAAGIIFSALVFAWEKGKKIDFTETTDENGTKVYKLNGALFFASVHSFKDIFRFAEDPEHIVIDFMHTRVHDHSGVEALNFVTEKYSSLGKKLHILNLSHECRILLKKADGIVEVSEIEGLEWHHLADDSLA
- a CDS encoding DEAD/DEAH box helicase; the protein is MTFNKLGLKPEILSVLERKGYDKPTPIQAQAIPAVLKGRDVLGGAQTGTGKTAAFALPVLHRLSESEKRVRHPRSLVITPTRELADQVCTSFRSYGGNLNLNTVKIFGGVKINPQISTLKNGADIVVATPGRLLDHINQKTINLNNVEVLVLDEADRMLDMGFINDIKKILKKLPESRQNLLFSATYSKDIRGLAETVLNNPISVEVTPRNTAAEKVEQLVYPVAASMRKELLLHLINEGAWYQALVFVSMKHNASRLAKFLDKNGVPSAAIHGDKSQGARTRALDDFKKGDIQVLVATDIAARGLQIDNLDYVVNYDLPQVPEDYVHRIGRTGRAGKSGTAITFVHGESVKQLQRIERILKQEIPVTVIPRFQGETATKVNTQSGKEGVRSRSSNPARQESPRSEASKTDTPVRVKPDRKPYLKNNRKPNQSGSGNRKSQSGRNNRNSRPRTKS